A single region of the Lotus japonicus ecotype B-129 chromosome 4, LjGifu_v1.2 genome encodes:
- the LOC130713526 gene encoding hydroxymethylglutaryl-CoA synthase-like has protein sequence MAKNVGILAIDVYFPSTCVQQEALEAHDGASKGKYTIGLGQDCMAFCTDIEDVISMSLTVVTSLLEKYGIDPKLIGRLEVGSETVIDKSKSIKTFLMQIFEKYGNTDIEGVDSTNACYGGTAALFNCVNWVESSSWDGRYGLVVCTDSAVYAEGPARPTGGAAAIAMLIGPDAPIAFESKLRASYMSHAYDFYKPNLASEYPVVDGKLSQTCYLMALDNCYKSLSLKYEKFEGKPFSLADAEYFVFHSPYNKLVQKSFARLVFNDFLKNTSFVDEAAKEKLGPFATLSGDESYQSRDLEKASQQVAKPQYDAKVQPTTLLPKQVGNMYTASLYAAFVSLIHNKHSTLAGKRVILFSYGSGLTATMFSLQLRDGKHPFSLSNIATVMDVAGKLKSRKEFPPEKFVEIMKLMEHRYGSKEYVTSKETSLLSSGTFYLTEVDNMYRRFYEQKTSESALSANGH, from the exons ATGGCCAAGAATGTTGGAATCCTCGCCATCGACGTCTACTTCCCTTCCACCTGCGTTCAGCAG GAAGCACTTGAGGCTCATGATGGTGCCAGTAAAGGGAAATATACTATTGGATTGGGACAGGACTGCATGGCGTTTTGCACAGATATAGAAGATGTCATCTCAATGAG TTTGACAGTAGTTACCTCCCTTCTTGAGAAGTATGGCATTGATCCTAAGCTAATTGGTCGTCTGGAAGTAGGCAGTGAGACTGTGATAGACAAAAGCAAATCCATCAAGACATTCCTGATGCAGATCTTTGAG AAATATGGAAATACTGATATCGAGGGCGTTGATTCAACTAATGCATGCTATGGAGGAACTGCTGCTTTGTTCAATTGTGTCAATTGGGTGGAGAGCAGCTCATGGGATGGACGCTATGGGCTTGTTGTCTGCACTGACAGTGCT GTCTATGCTGAAGGACCTGCTCGGCCAACTGGCGGAGCTGCTGCTATTGCCATGCTAATTGGTCCTGACGCTCCCATTGCTTTTGAAAGCAAATTGAGAGCAAGTTATATGTCTCATGCCTATGATTTTTACAAGCCTAATCTTGCCAGTGAATATCCG GTTGTGGATGGGAAGCTTTCTCAAACTTGTTACCTTATGGCCCTTGATAATTGCTATAAAAGTCTCAGTCTGAA atatgagaAATTCGAGGGAAAACCATTTTCTCTTGCTGATGCTGAATACTTTGTATTTCACTCCCCTTATAATAAG CTCGTACAGAAAAGTTTTGCTCGTTTGGTGTTCAATGACTTCTTGAAGAATACCAG TTTTGTAGATGAAGCTGCCAAAGAAAAACTGGGACCTTTCGCGACATTATCTGGTGATGAGAGCTATCAAAGTCGTGATCTAGAAAAG GCATCCCAGCAAGTTGCAAAGCCTCAATACGACGCCAAGGTGCAACCAACCACTTTGTTGCCAAAACAAGTTGGCAACATGTACACTGCATCACTCTATGCAGCATTTGTTTCGCTTATTCACAACAAACATAGCACATTG GCAGGCAAGAGGGTGATACTATTCTCTTATGGAAGTGGCTTAACCGCCACAATGTTCTCTTTGCAATTACGTGACGGGAAACATCCATTTAGCTTGTCAAACATTGCTACAGTGATGGATGTAGCTGGAAAATTGAAGTCAAGGAAGGAG TTTCCTCCGGAGAAGTTTGTTGAAATCATGAAGCTAATGGAACATAGGTATGGCAGCAAGGAATATGTAACAAGCAAGGAAACTAGCCTTCTATCTTCTGGCACATTCTATCTCACTGAAGTTGACAACATGTATAGGAGATTCTATGAACAGAAAACTAGTGAAAGCGCTTTGAGTGCCAATGGTCACTGA
- the LOC130714702 gene encoding nucleolar GTP-binding protein 1-like: MVQYNFKKITVVPNGKEFTDIILSRTQRQTPTVVHKGYAISRLLQFYMRKVKYTQQNFHDKLSAIIDEFPRLDDIHPFYGDLLHVLYNKDHYKLALGQINTARNLIGKIAKDYVKLLKYGDSLYRCKTLKVAALGRMCTVIKRIGPSLAYLEQIRQHMARLPSIDPNTRTVLICGYPNVGKSSFINKITRADVDVQPYAFTTKSLFVGHTDYKYLRYQVIDTPGILDRPFEDRNIIEMTSITALAHLRAAILFFLDISGSCGYSIAQQAALFHSIKSLFLNKPLIVVCNKTDLQPLEGISEEDRKLVMEMKAEALKTIVGQGDEPTDSDSVLLTMSTLTEEGVTAVKNAACERLLNQRVEIKMKSKKINDCLNRFHVAIPKPRDQKERPPCIPPAVLEAKAKQTAEEEKRKTEKDLEDENGGAGVYSMNLRKHYILASDEWKEDILPEILDGHNVYDFIDADILQRLEELEREEGLRQAEIEDDDFEMDGTELAPEQQATLAAIRKRKSLLIQRHRMKKSTAESRPTVPRKFDKDKQYTSERMGRQLSSVGLDATLAIKRMRSRSVSRRGRKRERSPETRSADGGDGMDIDGDTASKKQRLSRSRSRSVSRAPNEVVPGEGFRDSAQKGKAIKLAKKSVKKRNKEARRGEADRVIPNLKPKHLFSGKRSSGKTDRR, translated from the coding sequence ATGGTGCAATATAATTTTAAGAAGATTACCGTGGTACCAAATGGGAAGGAGTTCACTGACATCATCCTCTCTCGCACGCAGCGTCAGACACCAACCGTTGTACACAAAGGGTATGCAATTTCCCGTCTCCTCCAATTTTACATGCGCAAAGTCAAGTATACCCAGCAAAATTTCCATGATAAGCTCTCGGCTATAATTGACGAGTTCCCTCGACTGGATGATATTCATCCGTTCTATGGCGACCTCCTCCATGTGCTCTACAATAAAGATCATTACAAGCTAGCACTTGGACAGATCAATACTGCGAGGAATCTTATTGGGAAAATCGCGAAAGACTATGTGAAGTTGTTGAAGTATGGTGACTCGCTGTATCGATGCAAGACTCTGAAGGTGGCTGCCCTTGGCCGTATGTGCACTGTCATTAAGAGGATTGGTCCGAGTTTGGCTTACCTGGAACAGATTAGACAGCACATGGCCAGGCTTCCGTCGATTGATCCGAATACGAGGACTGTCTTGATTTGTGGATACCCCAATGTCGGCAAGAGCTcgtttattaataaaattactaGAGCTGATGTGGATGTGCAGCCCTATGCTTTCACTACAAAGTCTCTTTTCGTTGGCCATACGGACTATAAGTACCTAAGGTACCAAGTCATTGACACACCGGGGATTTTGGACAGGCCTTTCGAAGATCGCAACATTATTGAGATGACCAGTATCACTGCTCTAGCGCATTTGAGAGCTGCAATATTGTTTTTCTTGGACATCTCTGGGTCTTGCGGTTACAGTATTGCGCAGCAAGCAGCCCTATTTCACAGCATTAAGTCGTTGTTTTTGAACAAGCCATTAATTGTAGTTTGCAACAAGACTGACTTGCAACCACTAGAGGGGATATCTGAGGAAGACAGGAAGTTGGTCATGGAGATGAAAGCTGAAGCCTTGAAGACTATAGTTGGCCAAGGAGATGAGCCTACAGACAGTGACAGTGTGCTGTTGACCATGAGCACTTTGACAGAAGAAGGGGTAACTGCAGTGAAGAATGCAGCATGTGAGAGATTATTGAATCAGAGGGTGGAGATAAAGATGAAGTCAAAGAAAATTAACGATTGCTTGAATAGGTTTCATGTTGCAATTCCAAAGCCACGTGACCAGAAAGAAAGACCACCATGTATTCCTCCAGCAGTTTTAGAAGCTAAAGCTAAACAAACAGctgaggaggagaagagaaaaactgaaaaggacttggaggatgAAAATGGTGGGGCTGGTGTATACTCAATGAACTTGAGAAAGCATTATATTTTGGCCAGTGATGAATGGAAAGAAGATATTCTGCCAGAAATTTTGGATGGACACAACGTGTATGATTTCATTGATGCTGATATTCTACAGAGGCTTGAAGAGCTGGAAAGAGAAGAGGGTCTAAGACAGGCAgaaattgaagatgatgattttgAGATGGATGGTACTGAATTGGCGCCAGAACAGCAAGCAACTTTAGCTGCGATCAGGAAAAGGAAAAGCTTGCTCATCCAACGGCATAGGATGAAAAAGAGCACTGCTGAGAGCCGGCCAACAGTTCCAAGGAAATTTGACAAGGACAAGCAATATACCTCAGAAAGAATGGGAAGGCAGCTGTCATCTGTGGGGCTTGATGCCACTTTGGCAATCAAGAGAATGCGTAGCAGATCTGTCTCTAGGAGAGGTCGGAAAAGGGAAAGGTCACCTGAAACAAGAAGTGCTGATGGTGGAGATGGTATGGACATTGATGGCGATACCGCTAGCAAGAAACAGCGTCTAAGTAGATCACGGTCCAGGTCAGTGTCACGCGCACCCAATGAAGTTGTGCCTGGAGAAGGCTTCAGAGATTCTGCTCAAAAGGGCAAGGCAATTAAACTTGCAAAGAAGTCTGTCAAGAAGAGAAACAAGGAAGCCCGTCGTGGAGAAGCTGATAGAGTCATACCTAATCTGAAGCCCAAGCACTTGTTTTCTGGGAAGCGGTCCAGTGGGAAAACTGATAGACGTTAA
- the LOC130716251 gene encoding molybdenum cofactor sulfurase-like, protein MHPSCTGEASKPCFNACFPSSLHASQDSHNTTSNDDFGEATCSSLHPHTQFTNHESLPNLQEAYSSFIKAFPRFSITTEIDQIRDQEYKHLNPSNICFDYIGYGLFSYFQQQSSCLATTSIDPSSSSSSPLPYLALEPSFFDISYKSMNLQSQILYGGHESELESRIKERIMAFMNVSEADYTLVFIANEVSAFKLVADSFQFHSNGELLTVYDHDSEALDVMIQSCKKQRVNVLSAEFSWPSLGIEWRRLKKMITGKREKREKRKGSLFVFPLHSRVTGAPYSYVWMSMAQENGWLILLDMCALRPKEMETLGMSLFKPDFMVCSFYKVFGENPSGFGCLFVKKSSISALKDSGNATSVGIISLVSTCRQSHLPEEDIADEETEPKIETFHQNETEEVNGASSPSEIMESNMPINKGKKREGVKNQSLEIECRGLDQADSVGLIRISSRTRCLINWLVNALMSLQHPHHENRLSLIRIYGPKINSHRGPSVAFNVFDWKGEKIDPALVQKLADRKNISLRSSYLRNIRFSGKNVEERKWALETRGTENVDKLGLSKKTQQEPGIFVLTATLGFLTNFEDAYRLWAFLSRFLDADFVEKERWRYMALNQKTIEV, encoded by the coding sequence ATGCACCCATCTTGTACAGGAGAAGCATCAAAACCCTGCTTCAATGCTTGTTTTCCATCATCACTTCATGCCTCTCAGGATTCCCATAATACTACTTCAAATGATGACTTTGGTGAAGCTACATGCTCAAGTCTTCACCCACATACACAATTCACAAACCATGAGTCCCTCCCAAATTTACAAGAAGCATATAGTAGCTTCATCAAAGCTTTCCCTCGATTTTCTATCACTACTGAAATTGATCAAATTCGAGACCAAGAATACAAACACTTGAATCCCTCCAATATCTGTTTCGATTATATTGGTTATGGTCTTTTCTCCTATTTTCAGCAGCAAAGTTCTTGCCTTGCCACAACTTCAATTgatccttcatcatcatcatcatcaccattgcCATACTTGGCTTTAGAACCATCTTTTTTTGATATATCCTACAAGTCCATGAATTTGCAGTCACAAATACTTTATGGTGGCCACGAATCAGAACTAGAGTCAAGGATTAAAGAAAGGATTATGGCATTTATGAACGTTTCTGAAGCTGATTACACCCTGGTTTTCATTGCTAATGAGGTTTCTgctttcaaacttgtagctgaTTCCTTCCAATTTCATTCCAATGGGGAGCTTCTCACAGTGTATGATCATGACAGCGAGGCATTGGATGTGATGATTCAGAGCTGCAAGAAGCAAAGAGTGAATGTCTTATCAGCTGAATTCTCCTGGCCCAGTCTTGGAATTGAGTGGAGGAGATTAAAGAAGATGATAACAGGTAAAAGGGAAAAGAGGGAAAAGAGGAAAGGTAGTCTTTTTGTTTTCCCTCTTCATTCAAGGGTCACAGGAGCACCATATTCCTATGTTTGGATGTCAATGGCACAAGAAAATGGGTGGCTTATCTTGCTTGATATGTGTGCATTGAGGCCTAAAGAGATGGAAACTTTAGGCATGTCTCTGTTCAAGCCTGATTTCATGGTTTGCTCCTTCTACAAAGTTTTTGGTGAAAACCCATCAGGGTTTGGGTGCTTATTTGTGAAAAAATCCAGTATCTCTGCCTTGAAAGATTCAGGCAATGCCACAAGTGTAGGAATCATAAGCCTTGTCTCAACATGTAGACAATCTCATCTCCCTGAAGAGGACATAGCTGATGAAGAAACAGAACCAAAAATTGAAACTTTTCATCAGAATGAGACTGAAGAAGTTAATGGGGCATCATCACCATCTGAAATAATGGAGTCAAACATGCCCATAAATAAAGGTAAGAAAAGAGAAGGGGTGAAAAATCAAAGCTTGGAGATTGAATGTAGAGGATTGGATCAAGCAGACTCAGTGGGCCTAATACGGATTAGTAGCAGGACCAGGTGCTTGATCAATTGGCTGGTGAATGCATTGATGAGTCTTCAACATCCACATCATGAAAATAGACTTtctttgattagaatttatggGCCAAAGATAAATTCTCACCGTGGACCATCAGTGGCATTTaatgtgtttgattggaaaggAGAAAAAATTGATCCTGCACTTGTGCAGAAGCTAGCTGATAGGAAAAACATCTCTTTAAGGAGCTCCTATTTGAGAAATATCAGGTTCTCAGGCAAGAATGTGGAAGAGAGAAAGTGGGCCTTGGAAACTAGGGGAACTGAGAATGTTGATAAGTTGGGCCTGTCTAAGAAGACACAACAAGAGCCTGGGATATTTGTCTTGACTGCTACACTGGGTTTCTTGACAAACTTTGAAGATGCTTACAGGCTATGGGCTTTTCTTTCAAGGTTTCTGGATGCAGATTTTGTGGAGAAAGAGAGGTGGAGATACATGGCACTAAATCAAAAGACAATTGAAGTGTGA